DNA sequence from the Ramlibacter agri genome:
CGGCACGAACATGTTGCCAGGCAGCGGCCGGTGGTCGCCGAGCGCGTCGCCCACGAACAGGCTGCCGACGCCCAGGAGTTCACCGTGCTGGTTGAACAGGGCCGCGCCACTGTGGTTGCGCAGTGGCGGGCTGGTGAAGATCGCCGTTTCGATGTGGTATTCCCAGTAGCCGGAGAAGGGCCGCCGGCTCACCATCTGCGTGACGGCGACGCCGCCGTCCTCGCCGCCTTCCACCGCCATCAGCGGCTCGCTGGTGGTCGTCTGGCTGGCGCTGCCCAGGGGCACGGGCTGGATGCCGCGCAGCGGCAGCAGCGGCCGGATCAGGCCGAAGCCGGTGGCCAGGTCATAGGCCACGGCGCGCGCGGGCAGCGTGCGGTTGTCCGGCGTGGTCACCTGGATGTTGTCGGCCTCCAGCACCAGGTAGCCGATGGTGAGGATCAGGCCGTCGGGGCCGATCACCACGCCGGAGCCGCTGCGTTCGCGTCCCAGCGTCTCGGCCGAACGCGAGTCCTCGATCGCTGTGACCTGCACGCCCACCACGGCCTGTGTCGCGCGGGTGAGCGCTTCGACCATGGCCTGGTAGCCCGGTTGCGGCGCGGCCGCGCCGGCCGCCGTGGCGGCGCCGGCGAAGCACAAGGCCGCCAGCCATCGATGCCACTCATGCGAGGTCCGCATGGCGATCTCCCGGGAGTGAACGGCCAAGGATGCGCCGATCGGCGCGCCTGCGCAACCGCCGCATAATTGCCTGTATCACCAATCAAGGAATCCGACGTGGCGACTTACCTGGAGCTGAAGGAACAGGCCGAACGACTTCTCGCGCAGGCCGAAGAAATGCGCGAAAAGGAAATCGCTGACGCGATCGCCGACATCAAGGAAAAGGTCCGGCTCTATGGCCTGACGGCGGAAGACCTGGGCTTCGCGCGCGCCACCGGCGGCAAGGGCAGCCGCGGCAAGCCGCCCGCCACCATCAAGTACCGGGGCCCCAATGGCGAGACCTGGGGCGGCGGGCCGGGGCGCAAGCCGCAG
Encoded proteins:
- a CDS encoding S1C family serine protease, whose translation is MRTSHEWHRWLAALCFAGAATAAGAAAPQPGYQAMVEALTRATQAVVGVQVTAIEDSRSAETLGRERSGSGVVIGPDGLILTIGYLVLEADNIQVTTPDNRTLPARAVAYDLATGFGLIRPLLPLRGIQPVPLGSASQTTTSEPLMAVEGGEDGGVAVTQMVSRRPFSGYWEYHIETAIFTSPPLRNHSGAALFNQHGELLGVGSLFVGDALGDHRPLPGNMFVPVDLLKPILAELQATGSTRTSRRPWLGLSSTEQGGRVQIVRVNQDSPAQAAGLSPGDVVLAIDGSTVSTLEAFYKKLWAHANPDDEIQLTVLQGAEIRQITLRAIDRMTTMRRPEGI
- a CDS encoding H-NS family nucleoid-associated regulatory protein, with amino-acid sequence MATYLELKEQAERLLAQAEEMREKEIADAIADIKEKVRLYGLTAEDLGFARATGGKGSRGKPPATIKYRGPNGETWGGGPGRKPQWVQQVLRDGRKIEEFAVRGAGK